Part of the Brevibacillus brevis genome is shown below.
ACGGCGACTTCGTTCGCAGCATTCAAAACGGCTGTATACGTGCCGCCGGCTTTTCCGCATTCATACGCCAATTGTAACAGAGGATAGCGTTCAAAATCCATGGCAGCAAAGTGAAGAGTGCCGAGCTTCACCAAATCGAGCGGTTCTGTCGCCAGATCCATTCTCCCCGGGTAGCTGAGCGCGTATTGGATCGCGACCCGCATGTCGGGTGTTCCAAGCTGGGCCATTACCGCCTTGTCCCTGTATTCTACCATAGAGTGAATGATGCTTTCATAGTGCAGGATGCAATCGATCTGCTCGTACGGCAAATCAAACAGCCAATGGGCCTCGATCACCTCGAAGCCTTTGTTCATCATCGTTGCGGAGTCTATCGTGATTTTCGCACCCATGCTCCAGTTGGGATGAGCCAGAGCTTGGGCAACAGTGACGTCCTGCAACTCCTTCCTGCTGGCATGGCGAAAAGACCCACCGGAAGCGGTCAGCAGGATGCGGGCTACGTCATCTTTGCGCTCCCCTTGCAAGCATTGGAAAACGGCGGAGTGTTCGCTGTCCACCGGGATGATCGCCACACCCTTTTCACGGGCAGCCCGCATCACGACCGGACCCGCGCTGACCAGTGTCTCCTTGTTTGCCAGGCCAATCGTCTTGCCGGCTTCAATGGCGGCAAGGGTCGGGGCGACGCCGACACTTCCGACGATGGCCGTCATCACGAAGTTCGCCGATTCATGGCGCGCCACCAGTTCCAGGCCCTCCGCTCCGTAGACGATCTCGGGTCTGACAAAGCCCCCGAGCCGTTCCTTCAAGGCTGCAGCGCCCTGCTCATTCCCTACCGAGACCAGTTCCGGCCGAAACTTTTTCACCTGCTCTGCCAGCAAGTCCACATTGGAGCCTGCCGCCATCGCTACGACGGAGAACTCCTCCGGATGCTGCGAGACCACATCCAACGTGCTCGTTCCGATCGAACCCGTAGAGCCCAGGAGTGCTATATGTTTCAATGATTTCACCCTCTATATTTCTTTATGCGCCAGGTTTCAGACGATACCTAGTAGATGCAAAACCGGGAAGACGAGCAGGAAGCTGTCAAATCGGTCCAGAACGCCTCCATGACCGGGGATGAGCTGTCCGGAATCTTTCACGCCAAAGTGGCGCTTGAACCCAGACTCCACCAGGTCCCCCAGTTGTCCGGCAATCCCGGCTACCAAGGCGATGCCGAAAACCTGGGCAAGGCTCAGGCTGCCAAGCAATGCATTTACAACGAGCACCACCAGCACCGATGCCGCAAGGCCGCCAAGCGACCCCTCAACGGTCTTGTTCGGGCTGATTTGTGGCCAAAGCTTGTTCTTGCCGATCGCCTTGCCGACGAAATACGCCCCCGAATCCGTCGCCCATATACCCAAAATGACCAAAATTGTCAGCATCAATCCGTCCGGAAGATTGCGGGTAGCTGCCATATAAGAAAATCCAAAGCCTATGTATAACGCCCCCACGACAGTCAGGGCGACGTGTTCGATATGAAACTGATTTTTCCGCAGAACGGAGTAAATCAATAAAAGCAACAGTACGGTTATCACCAGATCCGGCGTGCTGATGGTAAGCCATGCAGAAAAAGTGAGCGATGGCCAGAGAATGCCCACCACCAAGATATAACCAAGAAATCCTGCTACGCCAAACGGCCGTATGCCCGACATCATCATAAATTCAAAATGGCCAATGACGGCCAGTAAAAAAACCAATAGGGAGTACCATGCTCCTCCAGCATAGATCAAGAAAAGAAAAGCCGCCCCACCTATCAAGCCAGTTATTATTCGTTGCTTCAACAGATTCCACCTCTCGGCTATACCGCCCCGTAGCGACGAGCTCGGCCTTGGTACTCCACAATCGCTTGATAAAAGTGTTCACGGGAAAAATCAGGCCAAAGCACATCCGTAAACCACATTTCCGTGTAGGCCAATTGCCAAAGCATAAAGTTGCTCAAGCGAATCTCTCCACTAGTGCGAATCAAGAGGTCGGGATCGGGAATATCGCTTGTATACAGGTAACGGGAAATGAGTTCTTCATCCAAATCCTGCGGGTCGAGTACCCCCGCCTTCACTTGCTGTGCGAGCGTGGAAAATGCCTTGACAATTTCGTCTCGGCCGCCGTAATTCAACGCAAAATTAAGCTGCAAGCCGCTGTTCTCGCGGGTTTTCTCCTCCGCCGTAAGCAAGGCATTGAGCGTATGGGATGGCAATTCATCCTTGCTGCCCAGCATGCGAATCCGAACGTTTCGTTCAATCAATTCATCCAATTCTGTCGACAAAAATTCCTGCGGAAGCTTCATGAGAAAATCCACTTCGTCCCGTGGACGCTTCCAGTTTTCCGTGGAAAAAGCGTACATGGTCATGTAGCGCACGCCAATTTCGTCCGCCGCCTTTACGACATCCTTCACTGTTTTCATACCTGCTCGATGCCCGGCGACCCGGGGTAAATTGCGCATGTTGGCCCATCTGCCGTTGCCATCCATGATGACAGCGACATGCTTCGGGATTTTTCCAGAGCGGTCCAGTTCTTCAGGTGCGCTGTTCTTTTCCTTGCGGGACCATTTGCGCGCTAGATGTTCTAACATAAAGTGTTCCCCCGTAATGAGAGATATAGACGTACATCCCCCTCATTAGAGGGGGATTCCCTAGAATTACACTTCCAAGATGTCTTTCTCTTTGTCCTTCACAATTTTGTCGACTTCTGCGATAAACTTATCCGTTGTTTTTTGCACGGTTTCCTGGTGGCGGCGGGATTCGTCTTCCGAAATCGTCGCAGCCTTTTCCAGCTTCTTGATCTCATCGTTTGCATCGCGGCGGATGTTGCGGATGGCTACCTTGGCCTCCTCACCGCTCTTGCCGGCCAGCTTCACGAGATCCTTGCGGCGCTCCTCCGTCAGCGGTGGAATGGCCAAACGGATGATCACACCGTCATTGCTCGGAGAAATACCGAGATCAGACTGCTGCAGAGCACGGTCGATTTCTTTCAAGGCCGTTTTGTCCCAAGGTTGAATGGTCAGCATGCGCGGCTCAGGGACGCTGATGTTCGCCAATTGGCTGATCGGCGTCGGCGTGCCGTAGTAGTCCACCATTACACGATCCAGCATGGCGGGATTCGCCCGCCCTGCACGCAAGGTGGACAGGTCCTTTTTCAGATTTGCGATCGCTTTGTTCATGCGATCTTCCATGTCTTTGATCACGGATTGTGCCATAATTATTCCCCCTTCACCAGAGTACCGATCTTGTCGCCCATCAC
Proteins encoded:
- a CDS encoding isoprenyl transferase, with protein sequence MLEHLARKWSRKEKNSAPEELDRSGKIPKHVAVIMDGNGRWANMRNLPRVAGHRAGMKTVKDVVKAADEIGVRYMTMYAFSTENWKRPRDEVDFLMKLPQEFLSTELDELIERNVRIRMLGSKDELPSHTLNALLTAEEKTRENSGLQLNFALNYGGRDEIVKAFSTLAQQVKAGVLDPQDLDEELISRYLYTSDIPDPDLLIRTSGEIRLSNFMLWQLAYTEMWFTDVLWPDFSREHFYQAIVEYQGRARRYGAV
- a CDS encoding 1-deoxy-D-xylulose-5-phosphate reductoisomerase, producing the protein MKHIALLGSTGSIGTSTLDVVSQHPEEFSVVAMAAGSNVDLLAEQVKKFRPELVSVGNEQGAAALKERLGGFVRPEIVYGAEGLELVARHESANFVMTAIVGSVGVAPTLAAIEAGKTIGLANKETLVSAGPVVMRAAREKGVAIIPVDSEHSAVFQCLQGERKDDVARILLTASGGSFRHASRKELQDVTVAQALAHPNWSMGAKITIDSATMMNKGFEVIEAHWLFDLPYEQIDCILHYESIIHSMVEYRDKAVMAQLGTPDMRVAIQYALSYPGRMDLATEPLDLVKLGTLHFAAMDFERYPLLQLAYECGKAGGTYTAVLNAANEVAVDLFLKGAIRFLEIEEIVRKTCEAHRGVRVPTLEDIFSADEWARSQALELYTVGL
- a CDS encoding phosphatidate cytidylyltransferase, with product MKQRIITGLIGGAAFLFLIYAGGAWYSLLVFLLAVIGHFEFMMMSGIRPFGVAGFLGYILVVGILWPSLTFSAWLTISTPDLVITVLLLLLIYSVLRKNQFHIEHVALTVVGALYIGFGFSYMAATRNLPDGLMLTILVILGIWATDSGAYFVGKAIGKNKLWPQISPNKTVEGSLGGLAASVLVVLVVNALLGSLSLAQVFGIALVAGIAGQLGDLVESGFKRHFGVKDSGQLIPGHGGVLDRFDSFLLVFPVLHLLGIV
- the frr gene encoding ribosome recycling factor; this translates as MAQSVIKDMEDRMNKAIANLKKDLSTLRAGRANPAMLDRVMVDYYGTPTPISQLANISVPEPRMLTIQPWDKTALKEIDRALQQSDLGISPSNDGVIIRLAIPPLTEERRKDLVKLAGKSGEEAKVAIRNIRRDANDEIKKLEKAATISEDESRRHQETVQKTTDKFIAEVDKIVKDKEKDILEV